The following are encoded together in the Nymphaea colorata isolate Beijing-Zhang1983 chromosome 14, ASM883128v2, whole genome shotgun sequence genome:
- the LOC116267555 gene encoding chaperone protein dnaJ GFA2, mitochondrial-like isoform X4: MAMARHRATARCLISTVRGCIRKNLCTLEQLVDSSENVHQLAHRSFFHGCRVFSSGIYGTFNKWKLQPNNGNSCAVLKGMGYGARLIHCTGPAFMTRDYYDVLGVSKNASASEIKKAYYALAKKLHPDTNKDDADAERKFQEVQRAYEVLKDDEKRALYDQVGPEQFEQAASGGGAGGPGFGGGGFGFGFEDIFGGGFNEAFKNIFNQKGFGGQDVKVSLDLSFMEAVQGCTKTVTFQTALACDACGGSGVPPGSRPETCKPCRGSGMIFMQRGPFRLQSTCSQCGGSGTTVNSYCKTCKGERVVRGTKSVKLDIMAGVDNNETLRVSRSGGADPEGNQPGDLYVTIRVREDPVFRREGADIHVDSVLSVSQAILGGTIQVPTLTGDVVLKVRQGTQPGQKVVLKGKGIKTRNSSFYGNQYVHFNVTIPTNLTQRQITLIEEFAREEQAEYERDAAAGGVSG, translated from the exons ATGGCAATGGCACGACATAGAGCTACTGCCAGGTGTCTTATCTCCACTGTACGAGGTTGCATCCGCAAGAACCTTTGTACTTTAGAGCAGCTGGTTGACTCTTCAGAA AATGTTCATCAGTTGGCACATAGGTCATTCTTCCATGGGTGTCGGGTGTTCTCATCTGGTATTTATGGAACCTTCAACAAGt GGAAATTACAGCCAAATAATGGGAATTCCTGTGCAGTTTTGAAGGGTATGGGTTATGGTGCTAGGTTGATCCATTGCACAG GGCCAGCATTTATGACGAGAGATTACTATGATGTGCTTGGAGTAAGCAAAAATGCATCTGCTTCAGAAATCAAGAAGGCTTATTATGCT CTTGCTAAGAAGCTTCATCCTGACACAAACAAAGATGATGCGGATGCAGAGAGAAAGTTTCAAGAAGTTCAGCGTGCATACGag GTTCTAAAAGATGATGAAAAGCGAGCACTCTATGACCAG GTTGGACCTGAACAGTTTGAACAAGCAGCTTCTGGAGGGGGTGCAGGTGGTCCTGGATTTGGGGGTGGTGGTTTTGGTTTCGGTTTTGAAGACATATTTGGTGGTGGATTTAATGAG GCATTTAAGAACATTTTTAACCAAAAAGGCTTTGGTGGGCAGGATGTTAAG GTTTCCCTTGATCTATCATTCATGGAAGCTGTGCAAGGGTGTACAAAGACTGTGACTTTCCAAACCGCTTTAGCTTGTGATGCTTGTG GTGGTAGTGGTGTTCCTCCTGGATCCAGGCCTGAAACATGCAAGCCATGCAGAGGATCAGGAATG ATATTCATGCAAAGGGGTCCATTTAGGTTACAGTCTACCTGCTCACAGTGTGGTGGAAGTGGAACGACTGTCAAT AGCTACTGCAAGACATgcaagggagagagagttgTAAGAGGAACCAAATCTGTGAAATTGGATATAATGGCAG GAGTAGATAATAATGAAACACTAAGGGTTTCTAGAAGTGGTGGGGCTGATCCTGAGGGTAATCAGCCTGGTGATCTGTATGTTACTATAAGG GTACGGGAAGACCCAGTTTTTCGTAGGGAAGGTGCTGATATTCATGTGGATTCTGTACTTAGTGTCTCCCAG GCAATTCTGGGAGGAACCATTCAAGTTCCAACTCTCACAGGCGATGTTGTCCTTAAG GTACGTCAAGGTACTCAGCCTGGTCAGAAGGTGGTTTTGAAGGGAAAAG GGATTAAGACTAGGAATTCATCCTTCTATGGTAACCAGTATGTGCACTTTAACGTTACAATACCAAC AAATTTGACACAAAGGCAAATAACACTAATCGAAGAGTTTGCAAGAGAAGAGCAAGCAGAGTATGAAAGGGATGCTGCAGCAGGTGGCGTGAGTGGGTGA
- the LOC116267555 gene encoding chaperone protein dnaJ GFA2, mitochondrial-like isoform X2, producing MAMARHRATARCLISTVRGCIRKNLCTLEQLVDSSEVNVHQLAHRSFFHGCRVFSSGIYGTFNKWKLQPNNGNSCAVLKGMGYGARLIHCTGPAFMTRDYYDVLGVSKNASASEIKKAYYALAKKLHPDTNKDDADAERKFQEVQRAYEVLKDDEKRALYDQVGPEQFEQAASGGGAGGPGFGGGGFGFGFEDIFGGGFNEAFKNIFNQKGFGGQDVKVSLDLSFMEAVQGCTKTVTFQTALACDACGGSGVPPGSRPETCKPCRGSGMIFMQRGPFRLQSTCSQCGGSGTTVNSYCKTCKGERVVRGTKSVKLDIMAGVDNNETLRVSRSGGADPEGNQPGDLYVTIRVREDPVFRREGADIHVDSVLSVSQAILGGTIQVPTLTGDVVLKVRQGTQPGQKVVLKGKGIKTRNSSFYGNQYVHFNVTIPTNLTQRQITLIEEFAREEQAEYERDAAAGGVSG from the exons ATGGCAATGGCACGACATAGAGCTACTGCCAGGTGTCTTATCTCCACTGTACGAGGTTGCATCCGCAAGAACCTTTGTACTTTAGAGCAGCTGGTTGACTCTTCAGAAGTT AATGTTCATCAGTTGGCACATAGGTCATTCTTCCATGGGTGTCGGGTGTTCTCATCTGGTATTTATGGAACCTTCAACAAGt GGAAATTACAGCCAAATAATGGGAATTCCTGTGCAGTTTTGAAGGGTATGGGTTATGGTGCTAGGTTGATCCATTGCACAG GGCCAGCATTTATGACGAGAGATTACTATGATGTGCTTGGAGTAAGCAAAAATGCATCTGCTTCAGAAATCAAGAAGGCTTATTATGCT CTTGCTAAGAAGCTTCATCCTGACACAAACAAAGATGATGCGGATGCAGAGAGAAAGTTTCAAGAAGTTCAGCGTGCATACGag GTTCTAAAAGATGATGAAAAGCGAGCACTCTATGACCAG GTTGGACCTGAACAGTTTGAACAAGCAGCTTCTGGAGGGGGTGCAGGTGGTCCTGGATTTGGGGGTGGTGGTTTTGGTTTCGGTTTTGAAGACATATTTGGTGGTGGATTTAATGAG GCATTTAAGAACATTTTTAACCAAAAAGGCTTTGGTGGGCAGGATGTTAAG GTTTCCCTTGATCTATCATTCATGGAAGCTGTGCAAGGGTGTACAAAGACTGTGACTTTCCAAACCGCTTTAGCTTGTGATGCTTGTG GTGGTAGTGGTGTTCCTCCTGGATCCAGGCCTGAAACATGCAAGCCATGCAGAGGATCAGGAATG ATATTCATGCAAAGGGGTCCATTTAGGTTACAGTCTACCTGCTCACAGTGTGGTGGAAGTGGAACGACTGTCAAT AGCTACTGCAAGACATgcaagggagagagagttgTAAGAGGAACCAAATCTGTGAAATTGGATATAATGGCAG GAGTAGATAATAATGAAACACTAAGGGTTTCTAGAAGTGGTGGGGCTGATCCTGAGGGTAATCAGCCTGGTGATCTGTATGTTACTATAAGG GTACGGGAAGACCCAGTTTTTCGTAGGGAAGGTGCTGATATTCATGTGGATTCTGTACTTAGTGTCTCCCAG GCAATTCTGGGAGGAACCATTCAAGTTCCAACTCTCACAGGCGATGTTGTCCTTAAG GTACGTCAAGGTACTCAGCCTGGTCAGAAGGTGGTTTTGAAGGGAAAAG GGATTAAGACTAGGAATTCATCCTTCTATGGTAACCAGTATGTGCACTTTAACGTTACAATACCAAC AAATTTGACACAAAGGCAAATAACACTAATCGAAGAGTTTGCAAGAGAAGAGCAAGCAGAGTATGAAAGGGATGCTGCAGCAGGTGGCGTGAGTGGGTGA
- the LOC116267555 gene encoding chaperone protein dnaJ GFA2, mitochondrial-like isoform X1: MMAMARHRATARCLISTVRGCIRKNLCTLEQLVDSSEVNVHQLAHRSFFHGCRVFSSGIYGTFNKWKLQPNNGNSCAVLKGMGYGARLIHCTGPAFMTRDYYDVLGVSKNASASEIKKAYYALAKKLHPDTNKDDADAERKFQEVQRAYEVLKDDEKRALYDQVGPEQFEQAASGGGAGGPGFGGGGFGFGFEDIFGGGFNEAFKNIFNQKGFGGQDVKVSLDLSFMEAVQGCTKTVTFQTALACDACGGSGVPPGSRPETCKPCRGSGMIFMQRGPFRLQSTCSQCGGSGTTVNSYCKTCKGERVVRGTKSVKLDIMAGVDNNETLRVSRSGGADPEGNQPGDLYVTIRVREDPVFRREGADIHVDSVLSVSQAILGGTIQVPTLTGDVVLKVRQGTQPGQKVVLKGKGIKTRNSSFYGNQYVHFNVTIPTNLTQRQITLIEEFAREEQAEYERDAAAGGVSG, encoded by the exons ATGGCAATGGCACGACATAGAGCTACTGCCAGGTGTCTTATCTCCACTGTACGAGGTTGCATCCGCAAGAACCTTTGTACTTTAGAGCAGCTGGTTGACTCTTCAGAAGTT AATGTTCATCAGTTGGCACATAGGTCATTCTTCCATGGGTGTCGGGTGTTCTCATCTGGTATTTATGGAACCTTCAACAAGt GGAAATTACAGCCAAATAATGGGAATTCCTGTGCAGTTTTGAAGGGTATGGGTTATGGTGCTAGGTTGATCCATTGCACAG GGCCAGCATTTATGACGAGAGATTACTATGATGTGCTTGGAGTAAGCAAAAATGCATCTGCTTCAGAAATCAAGAAGGCTTATTATGCT CTTGCTAAGAAGCTTCATCCTGACACAAACAAAGATGATGCGGATGCAGAGAGAAAGTTTCAAGAAGTTCAGCGTGCATACGag GTTCTAAAAGATGATGAAAAGCGAGCACTCTATGACCAG GTTGGACCTGAACAGTTTGAACAAGCAGCTTCTGGAGGGGGTGCAGGTGGTCCTGGATTTGGGGGTGGTGGTTTTGGTTTCGGTTTTGAAGACATATTTGGTGGTGGATTTAATGAG GCATTTAAGAACATTTTTAACCAAAAAGGCTTTGGTGGGCAGGATGTTAAG GTTTCCCTTGATCTATCATTCATGGAAGCTGTGCAAGGGTGTACAAAGACTGTGACTTTCCAAACCGCTTTAGCTTGTGATGCTTGTG GTGGTAGTGGTGTTCCTCCTGGATCCAGGCCTGAAACATGCAAGCCATGCAGAGGATCAGGAATG ATATTCATGCAAAGGGGTCCATTTAGGTTACAGTCTACCTGCTCACAGTGTGGTGGAAGTGGAACGACTGTCAAT AGCTACTGCAAGACATgcaagggagagagagttgTAAGAGGAACCAAATCTGTGAAATTGGATATAATGGCAG GAGTAGATAATAATGAAACACTAAGGGTTTCTAGAAGTGGTGGGGCTGATCCTGAGGGTAATCAGCCTGGTGATCTGTATGTTACTATAAGG GTACGGGAAGACCCAGTTTTTCGTAGGGAAGGTGCTGATATTCATGTGGATTCTGTACTTAGTGTCTCCCAG GCAATTCTGGGAGGAACCATTCAAGTTCCAACTCTCACAGGCGATGTTGTCCTTAAG GTACGTCAAGGTACTCAGCCTGGTCAGAAGGTGGTTTTGAAGGGAAAAG GGATTAAGACTAGGAATTCATCCTTCTATGGTAACCAGTATGTGCACTTTAACGTTACAATACCAAC AAATTTGACACAAAGGCAAATAACACTAATCGAAGAGTTTGCAAGAGAAGAGCAAGCAGAGTATGAAAGGGATGCTGCAGCAGGTGGCGTGAGTGGGTGA
- the LOC116267555 gene encoding chaperone protein dnaJ GFA2, mitochondrial-like isoform X3 has product MMAMARHRATARCLISTVRGCIRKNLCTLEQLVDSSENVHQLAHRSFFHGCRVFSSGIYGTFNKWKLQPNNGNSCAVLKGMGYGARLIHCTGPAFMTRDYYDVLGVSKNASASEIKKAYYALAKKLHPDTNKDDADAERKFQEVQRAYEVLKDDEKRALYDQVGPEQFEQAASGGGAGGPGFGGGGFGFGFEDIFGGGFNEAFKNIFNQKGFGGQDVKVSLDLSFMEAVQGCTKTVTFQTALACDACGGSGVPPGSRPETCKPCRGSGMIFMQRGPFRLQSTCSQCGGSGTTVNSYCKTCKGERVVRGTKSVKLDIMAGVDNNETLRVSRSGGADPEGNQPGDLYVTIRVREDPVFRREGADIHVDSVLSVSQAILGGTIQVPTLTGDVVLKVRQGTQPGQKVVLKGKGIKTRNSSFYGNQYVHFNVTIPTNLTQRQITLIEEFAREEQAEYERDAAAGGVSG; this is encoded by the exons ATGGCAATGGCACGACATAGAGCTACTGCCAGGTGTCTTATCTCCACTGTACGAGGTTGCATCCGCAAGAACCTTTGTACTTTAGAGCAGCTGGTTGACTCTTCAGAA AATGTTCATCAGTTGGCACATAGGTCATTCTTCCATGGGTGTCGGGTGTTCTCATCTGGTATTTATGGAACCTTCAACAAGt GGAAATTACAGCCAAATAATGGGAATTCCTGTGCAGTTTTGAAGGGTATGGGTTATGGTGCTAGGTTGATCCATTGCACAG GGCCAGCATTTATGACGAGAGATTACTATGATGTGCTTGGAGTAAGCAAAAATGCATCTGCTTCAGAAATCAAGAAGGCTTATTATGCT CTTGCTAAGAAGCTTCATCCTGACACAAACAAAGATGATGCGGATGCAGAGAGAAAGTTTCAAGAAGTTCAGCGTGCATACGag GTTCTAAAAGATGATGAAAAGCGAGCACTCTATGACCAG GTTGGACCTGAACAGTTTGAACAAGCAGCTTCTGGAGGGGGTGCAGGTGGTCCTGGATTTGGGGGTGGTGGTTTTGGTTTCGGTTTTGAAGACATATTTGGTGGTGGATTTAATGAG GCATTTAAGAACATTTTTAACCAAAAAGGCTTTGGTGGGCAGGATGTTAAG GTTTCCCTTGATCTATCATTCATGGAAGCTGTGCAAGGGTGTACAAAGACTGTGACTTTCCAAACCGCTTTAGCTTGTGATGCTTGTG GTGGTAGTGGTGTTCCTCCTGGATCCAGGCCTGAAACATGCAAGCCATGCAGAGGATCAGGAATG ATATTCATGCAAAGGGGTCCATTTAGGTTACAGTCTACCTGCTCACAGTGTGGTGGAAGTGGAACGACTGTCAAT AGCTACTGCAAGACATgcaagggagagagagttgTAAGAGGAACCAAATCTGTGAAATTGGATATAATGGCAG GAGTAGATAATAATGAAACACTAAGGGTTTCTAGAAGTGGTGGGGCTGATCCTGAGGGTAATCAGCCTGGTGATCTGTATGTTACTATAAGG GTACGGGAAGACCCAGTTTTTCGTAGGGAAGGTGCTGATATTCATGTGGATTCTGTACTTAGTGTCTCCCAG GCAATTCTGGGAGGAACCATTCAAGTTCCAACTCTCACAGGCGATGTTGTCCTTAAG GTACGTCAAGGTACTCAGCCTGGTCAGAAGGTGGTTTTGAAGGGAAAAG GGATTAAGACTAGGAATTCATCCTTCTATGGTAACCAGTATGTGCACTTTAACGTTACAATACCAAC AAATTTGACACAAAGGCAAATAACACTAATCGAAGAGTTTGCAAGAGAAGAGCAAGCAGAGTATGAAAGGGATGCTGCAGCAGGTGGCGTGAGTGGGTGA